CTAATCTGACTCTATATTCTAACCGGACTCATACTAGTATTAAGAAAGTACAAACCGACTAAACATAGATTTCCTAAACTAATCATCTGGCCGCGTTGATCACACTATTATTAATCCTAACCGGACTAGCTAGTTTATCCTACAGTATACACGCCTAAGGCCAAAACAACCGGCCATATACATATCTAACTCAGGGTCCCCGGCCATATAAATATCTAACTCAGGGTCCAGCAGAGTATTTCGCTGTTGATACCATGACAATGAAGACAACTCTCAAAATTCAAATAAATGATGCAATGCAAGACTGAACACAGGCTTTGGCTCATAAAATCAAACCATTCGTAGCATGAAGGTACTAAAGACTAGTAAATGGGCGCACACAAATTATAGGGCAACAAAGATCAGTAGAACAGTCTTTATGTTATGCATGAACAGTCTTTATGGTATGCATGGTATTCTGGATGCATCCCTACCCTAGTCTACACCAGTTAAAAGTAATTTACTAGAGCCAAGATAAAAAGAACATATATACTAAATATACACCACTCCTAGCGTTGACAAGAACATATATACACCTCTCCTAGCGTTGCATATTGAGCATCTCCTTAGCCTCCTTCTGCTGGCCTTGCAGGGCATCACTTGTGTACTTGCTCagcagctccttcttcttcttctctagcaCCATTCGCTCAATCTCCTTCTCATCAGGGAGCGGCACATGTGCGACAAACTCCCTCCCGGCCTCCTCcagcctcctctcctcttcaACCTCCAACTCCACCTCCTCGAACAGCACCTCCCTAGCAGCAGCCTCCCCACCATGGGCACCTGCTCCAGCCACCTCGCCACTCACCACATTCTTCATGGCCTCCCGCCGCACACGCTCCACGCGGTGCCACTCCGTGACAACCTCGTCGCGCTTGCGCTTCTCGGCAGCAGCCTCAAGGGGTTCAAGCACACCGTCCTCGTCATCATGGTATCCGTAGTATCCGGCATCGATGCGCTTGCAGATCTCGTAGCGGGTGCGGCGCTTGCGGACCTCAGGTGGCTTGTCAGACAGCTCACGGACGCCGGGTAGGTTCTTGGCATGACCAAAGTAGCGGTAGCCCGGGCCCCTGCCGGAGGGGTTGGGGACGGCGACGATGTTGCCGTCGAGGTCAGTCATGAGGGCAGCGTTGGAGCTCCGAGAGTAGTCGCGGCCTCCGAGCTCGAGGATGCGGCGCTCCCAGTGGCTGCGCTCGCGGAGGAGCTTGTTGATCGCATCGTTGAGGTCTCGGAGACGGTGCTCCGCGAGGCCCTCGTTCTGGATCTCGGCGACCTTGACGCCGATTTCGCGCAGGATGTCTACACGCCAGCGGTCGGCGTGAGCGAGGTCCCGGCATTGGGAGGCGAGGTACGGCCGGCGCTCGCGGGGCTTGCGCTTCTCCTCCTGCTTGATCGTGATGAAGCGGTTCAGCAAGGCCTGCGCCTTCTCCTCGTTACGAGCCATGGCGGCGTCGGCTTTGATGGTTCGCGAGCTTTGGGATGAGGATTTGGGATTAGGTTAGCCGGTTTAGGGGGAAGGGAGACGGCTTTGATGGCTCACCTGGTCCGTATCCGTTTGGGATTGGGGTTTCGCTCGACCAGTCTTTTCTTTTCGGTTAACTGGTGAACGTTCGCTGCGAGGTAACTCCCAACGAACGTCCTCGCAGCAGTTTGATCGAGATTAAATGATGacatttgaaaaaaaatattggCACGCTGGTCGGTAAAAATATCACCCCTACAACTGAAACTGAAATGGAAATTGTTCGCAAATATCATCCGGCGAACGTTCACCTACCAAAaggttctattttttttcttttttattataaCGAAATTACTGTTGGTACAAGTAAGGCATAAGTCCACTCTAGATAAAAAGGATGCTAATAGGAGTTGATGTTTATCCTCTGTGAATGGACACATGTTTCAACAAGGTATATGCTCACATACacgcatatatatatattcactTTATGAACACATGCATCTACATCTTATCCATGTGAACACCTCTACGATATCGAGCCAACACCATCATCAAATTGACCGAGTCATCACTAATGTCCGGTAGTCGATGGAAATATCTTTAAAAAATACAAGAAGAAGTGCCAACTCTAGGTATTAAATTTTAGTGGGCTGGATTCACAAACGGATATtcctcactagtggggacggggcctttagccccggcccgtaaggggctttagtcccggttcaccaaccgggactaaaggggcgggactaaaggcctaacctttagtcccgaccctgttagaagccgggactaaaggtgctccacgtgggcgcctcgtagcgccccaggggcaggcctttcagtcccggttcgttacacggaccgggactaaagagtttcagattttgcttattttttgattattttaaatgaaattatttttgggttttagggtttaggtgttcgggagattaacgtgatgtctcgtttggtgttcggaaattagttttcatataatttaaatagaaataattatgcatatatatataagattaacttatcttacacgcgagcatatatatacaattatatgaagatctgaattatcgggactagagcccgtctattcgattacatggacgaacatcagtaatggcccctagctacactaaattgtcctttgtcatctatagcttccgtcctcagaaaggtcgcaagctcctctgcaacagcaatcgcgcgttactctcgtaggaccttcgtcgtcatggccgcgtgctatataagaagaggagatgaatatgaatatcaatcatgataacaaagaatgacgggtaaaaatagaggtgtgaatgttcattgcttacgtcgaatctgtaatccttgtgctcagaggtaaacgtgcgaatggtctcgcaaacatagtatccgcatagatgcgttccccgtgggtgctggtcgcactttacgagaatagaatatatataatcaaaataataatctagcatcataaatgtattaaaaatagaagtatatcatgctactacttacctgagccgctctaaaggtcagcttctcaggaaagttaccgggagtcacgcacttgaaccgcttccaaaccctgcccgacaaggataatgatttgctaagtttttcattaattgatatatcaaaaaatcatcgaaagagaccgatagagcgcaagaatgattgaaattacccttggagcatgtcctgcaggctttggaactgttccaagggtctcgataatgggtcgaaggcatcaacccttcccttatcaatttgaatgtccaacagaatccaatggaagctgcacatgtgtatatatatatatatatatatatatatatatatatatatatatatatgtcagtaacttatcaattacacttataagtgaatgtacacaacagagtaaagaccctcacctgaagttgtatggaaaccgtatgtggtcatagaaattttgatctgttagaaaccttagaaggttttccaccgtctccttgggataatcagttagcgtcgctatatgtattttttctgggtcaataaacccagtatttaggatgctcttacttttacaatccagaatcttcattctgcataatagagtacaagttatatatagacaatgaattgaaatcactaaacaagttatatgtagacaacgaattgaaaaacttacagacaatagcaactcataagcgatttgtcgagggcgtcgccattgtacatctggaagagttcatcaaagtcgatatggatttgttcgggacggccgtagtactcccgtgggacactcagcacgatcatcgttctcccattctttgattcacttaagtaccattgatgcaagtaacgcatatttgttgggagatcatctttcctgaccaaaggctcacccacgacaaactgtggcttaggggctaccatagccttgggtatcctgtcgtcttgggaagccagcaaattttcaaccgagacaccacattcagccgccaactcctttgctatttcaaaagctagcccctACACCggaggggaacattctcggttaac
This genomic stretch from Hordeum vulgare subsp. vulgare chromosome 6H, MorexV3_pseudomolecules_assembly, whole genome shotgun sequence harbors:
- the LOC123401131 gene encoding pre-mRNA-splicing factor ISY1 homolog — its product is MARNEEKAQALLNRFITIKQEEKRKPRERRPYLASQCRDLAHADRWRVDILREIGVKVAEIQNEGLAEHRLRDLNDAINKLLRERSHWERRILELGGRDYSRSSNAALMTDLDGNIVAVPNPSGRGPGYRYFGHAKNLPGVRELSDKPPEVRKRRTRYEICKRIDAGYYGYHDDEDGVLEPLEAAAEKRKRDEVVTEWHRVERVRREAMKNVVSGEVAGAGAHGGEAAAREVLFEEVELEVEEERRLEEAGREFVAHVPLPDEKEIERMVLEKKKKELLSKYTSDALQGQQKEAKEMLNMQR